In Miscanthus floridulus cultivar M001 chromosome 8, ASM1932011v1, whole genome shotgun sequence, the sequence CGATGCCTCTAGTCTCTTTTGTGTATGCCTCGCACGCGAGTATACGCGTGTGGTGTGAGTACGGCTTGCGTGGGTTGGCTGGGTCTAAATGGTAcccaatcaaaaaaaaaaaaagagtacaaGGAACTGCTGCCGTCCTGCACCGTGCAACAAACCGACCAAGGCACGCGAGGCAGCCGCTGGCGCGCGGGGCCCGCCCGCTTCCCCCGACCCCGGTCGGTGGTGCGTTCCCATCCACCCGCTCCCGTCACGCGCTCCACACCGACCCAGGCGCCGCGCAGGCGGTGTTTTgcttgggccatgtttagtttccaccaaaatctaaattttggcattatataaaaagaagattcctGTTATATTaaatttacggtacatgcatggagtattaaatgttaacgaaatcaaaaactaattgcacagtttggttatattttacgagacgaacgttttgagcctaattagtcaacgattggacaattgttaccaaatacaaacgagaCGCTACAGTACACGACTGTATCTACAGTACTTTTGGGGCGCCGAATCCGCGGGTAACTAAACGAGGCCTTGGCCTGCTCCGCCCCCGCGTCGCCTCGTCGTCTGGGCCTGCGCCTGCCGCCGCCTCGCCCTCATTGTCTCTCCCCGTGCTGCCTGCGCTTTTGCCAGCGCGCGCCCCACCACCACCAGAAAAGAAATTCCCCAATTCCGCTCCATCCCGCGCGCATCCGGATCCGCTCTGATCGAGGTGAGGGCTCTCAAATCCGCGCTAGATTCGTCGCCTGTCTCCTCACCCGAACCCGCGTGCTGAATTTTTCGTTTCTACCGGGGAAATTTGGGGTGGTTGGTTGGTTGGGTGATTTTGCTTCCCCGCAGGGTGGGTTGATTTGGACTCTGTCTGTGCCTGCCTGCCTGTGAGGGCGAGGAGGAGGGCATGGACGAGTTCGAGCTGGAGGACAACCTCGAGTTCATCCTCCAGAGCATCCAGGAGCTCATGGAGGACCAGGGGGACAACAACGCCTTCGGCGACGCCAACCAGAACGAGCTCTTCGCCAGCCTCGTCAGCTACGACCAGGTCTGCTATCGATGTTTTCTTCCGCGTGTTGATTTCATTTGGGGACTCCTGTTTTGTTGGGGATGAAGTTTTGATCCCCTCTTctcgttgttttttttttcttgaggaATGTCTCGTTGTTTGTCTTGCAGGAGAACATGCTGCCCGACGTCTCTGCCGCGGACGTCGCTGCTGGGAAGGACATGCAGGGCATCCCGTGGGAGAAGATGCTCTTCGGGAGAGATAAGTACCGAGAGATGAAGATGAAGAACTACAGAAATTACCAGAACCTAAGTTACGCACGGGAGGATGCTTTGCAGGTACTCAACACTTGTTTCCTATTTCCCCCAATCGATGTCCACCCAAATTCTAGTTTGAACCGCAGAATGTTCAACTCAGTTATACATAATACTCCTAGGTTGCTTCCACATAGTCACGAGTCTCTGGCATAGTTcttaaggcgtcgcctaggcgtcgcctaggcgtccaggcgaccCCCAAGCGCCTTGCAAAATGCTCGTCTAGGTTAGATATGTTGAACGAATTTGTGTACATAAGACGTTTGATTATCGTAACTTGGCTTGTGATTCACATGAAAAGGCAACACAAGTTCGATTCAGGAGAAGATCAATAACCCTAAAATTGTCAATGTTTGGCATGTAAAAACCAAGCATGAAGCCAAAGAATCACACAGTATATAACCACGTCTATATACTGTGTGATTCTTTGGCTTCATGCTTGGTTTTTACATGCCAAACATTGACAATTTTAGGGTTATTGATCTTCTCCTGAATCGAACTTGTGTTGCCTTTTCATGTGAATCACAAGCCAAGTTACGATAATCAAACGTCTTATGTACACAAATTCGTTCAACATATCTAACCTAAATATTTCATTTCCTCAACTTTTTAGTGGTATATTTTGCTGACGTATTCCCTTCCCGACATGGCATTTAACACTACATTATTGTTTATTTCTGTATGTGgaatgagatatgacattgaagGGCCCCTTTTGGTAGGGTTCTGGTTCTTAAATCTATGTTTCTGATTTGTTTTCTCCCCACAAATTTGTCTGGTGAAACAGAATCATTCATTTGGCTAGTTGGTGGGTTTGGATAACAATGGATTTCCAGTGCGTTAAGAGAACCACGTTTGAGTAGTCTCCACAGAAATTGGCTGCAATTGAATTCCAGTTGGGACTTTGTTATCTATATTTTGCAGTGACTCAATGTTTATACATTTGGATATTTGGTACTTTGTCAATATAACCATAAGCATGCCAGCTTTGTTTTAGAATTTTGGCCCCGTCATTTCTTCGAACTCATTCATATGATAGTTGTGGTACAAGAGTGAATGTGCGACCTACACCAACTCTTTTTTAATTACATTGACAATCAGTGATGGCAGTTCTGACTCCCATAACACTACACGTGCAAACTGATGGTTCAAACCTGTGATCTAGGTTGTTAGGAAAATGGACAAGATGGTATTCGTAACGGTTTACTAGATGCCAAATACTTGGCTAGGAAAGACTATCGAAAGATGGAGGTCATGGAATTAGGAAGGATATGAATGACAAGTTTAATATGATCATAAGCTTGCACTACTTTGCTCAAACACAAAATACACATTTATAATCGAATACAAAAGACTATATAAAGATCACCAAATTAGGAAGAATTACATGTCAAAAGTCATATCCATGGTTATCCGGTTCTGGGGATAAGAATAATTATCCATCTATAATTATGCAGTATCTGCTTTGTTATTTCTTTGAGATGCATATTATTTTGTTTTGGTTCGCAAAAAAACTCTTGAAAACATACTAACCATCACTACTTATCACTGTGTTACACTATACTGCTGATCTCATGTCTGAACCATATAAAAACACTACCGTTCGCTGCTATATTTCATGGGGCTGATCGTTATGCTTAGCTATGTCCAAATTTTATCTTGCAGTTCAGTTTTTTTTccattctttctttttttcttcttggtgGGCAGCAGAAGGCATGGATGAACTTTATGTAAGGTGGGTTTGATTGGGTACATGTGCTCATGCTGCTCATTGATGGGGATGGGTGCTAGCTTTTCATATCTACTATGGTCCAGGGTGGCGGTTTGGTGGGGGCATACATCATGATCCAAAATCGATGGGTTGAGATTGTGTGAACCTTTTTAATTGACCTAGTCTAAGCTGTACAAATTATTAAATTTCAGAAATGCTACTTAGATGTCAAAGACCGTCAGCTATCACTTCTATGTGAGAGAATATCTGGTTGGCTAATTGATTGCCAATCTCGATTAGCTAGTTACTAGTATCCACTTCCAGTACAGTATGGAATGGCAAATCTCTTAACATGTTaacataaaaaaaattcaaatcatATTCCTGATTGTCAATGACTAGTAGTTACTTGATGCACAAAACAGGGAAGAGGGGTCATAATCCCTCCCTGACATTCATGCTCCATTTCAAGAAGTGGAAAGGACCAGGTTGTAAGAAACAAGAATGGGATCTTCACTACAGTGCTAATCAACTATTTCATGTCACATAGTAATGGGCCAAATGTGTTAGTTGAATCAGCTATTTTGCATGGACCAAGGATAACAGTCACCATTTTCTTATTGtgaatattttgaaatttaataTTCTTGGGGTACTGCTAGTCCGCCATTTGTTTAGGCTATGGATCAACCTACTTAAAGGTTTAGAGCAGTTTCAGATCATTACATGAGAGGTGCCCATGGCATTAAAAGCAATATGAAAGTGTTACATGCTGATTTGTTTTTGAGAGTTCATTTTTCATGTTGGAGGCCCCATCTTTTCAGTTACATTACATACCCTAGTATCCTCTGTTTGTGTGTTCAGTATATTTGTAAGGTGGTAGAAATAGTTCTCCCAAGATCACTAGGTGGAAGCAAGTACACTGACTCCTGGTTATTCAATTGTTAGACTGGTTCCCatgattttcttatttatttACAGCTAGTGGTCATAGATTTACTGTTCTACTAGGTTTCATCTGTTCACCCCAAATGATTTATGCTGAAACTCATACATGCATTCTCAGTGTCATTCAATGCAGCACTGTTCAGTCTTTATTATTGAAATGTAACTTCTCCAGCTCCTTACAATCTGTTTTTGTTTCTTTCTCGATCTCTCAGGAGTGCAAACAAGTAGAGAGGGATAGCCCTTACTATGATTTCCACTACAACACAAGGCGTGCGCGGCCATCAATTGTACATTTTCAGGTCTGATTTTCCTCTGTTGCATTACAGTCCAAGTTTTTGAGCAAAGTTATCATCAATCATGTTGTTTACGGgtttgtttggtttgaggaatgatTTGTCCTTGGAAGGTTGGTCCATCACGAGGCTTGTGTGGCCATTTTTTTAGTGATTCTTGGCTGTCATCTTAGAAGATATAGATATGGAAGAAAACTATAGTCTTGTTTCAATCTCATGGATAAGTAAAACAGCTTTCACGAAACTAGTTTTTACCCAGTTTGCCAACCTTACCTTGATACTCGGAGGATAACTTAAAATTACTTTCTCGGATACGCAACATTTTGGGTTTCAACTGAATCTAGGAAAGTATTTTTTTATGTATGTAAAAGAGAGTTACAACGTTGAactacttttgttgtagattttgCTTGAATTTGTTAGAACCAAAAATTTTTGGTCCAAGGAAAACTCGTTTCTAGTTGTCCTTATGTTGAGCATACAGGCAAGATTTCCTAGAACTGTCCTAAAAGTAGCTCAATGAAAATCTGTTTGATACTTCTGGGACTTCCattattgatgatatattaacAAGGAGTTGAAGATCTTATTGAATACAAAGAATTTATGTGCACTTATCCTATGCACATTAGTATACTGCTGCTGACAATACTATAACCGATAAACTGGCTACTTGTGTACAAGGATAACCATAACTTATTATGAGACTTTTCTTTTGCCTTCTGTATGGTctttactactccctccatttttttATATATGATGTTGGCTAGTTCAAATTTAAACTAACCAACGTCATATGTAAAAAGTCTAAGTAATTCTTAGCAAGTCTATGGTTCTACACTTATGCAAAAAAGGTTATGCTGTACATGTTGCCAAACTGTTTGCCTGTTTAAGAGATTTTTGCTTCTGTATGGGGTTTCCTAATCCTTCTAATCAATTCATGTTTTTGGTCGACATGCAAGGGGTGCTGTAGCATTTGCCTAAGGGTAAATGGAAGAACTCTTTTTTATTGAAGTTTACATTACTGCTTGTTACACGCACTGAAAGTTCAAAGAGCAAATCCACATATCACGTTCTCAATGATCTTTTTTGCATGATGTGTTGTTTCATAGCTACGGAACCTAGTATGGGCAACAACCAAACATGATGTTTATACAATGCATGATCAATCAGTGACACACTGGTCCTCACTCAAGCAGACAAGCACTGAGCTAATCAATGCTGATGATTGCATTGTCCCAAAACAGGTATACAACCTTTTATATTTTTTGGCGTTCAATATTTCTGTGCAGCTTCATATTCTTTTTGGTTTGGTCTAAAGTATCCATTTTTGTTGTTGCACAGAGGGGGCATGGTTCACAGTCAGTGGCAATGGTTCAGGTCACAACAATGGCCGTGGATAGTAATTTATTGGTAGTTGGTGGCTTTCAAGGGGAGCTTATATGCAAGGTATTCGTACTGCGCAAATATTCTCCTACTTTGTGGTCTGCTACTTTGGTCTAGTAACTCATGACAGTAAATCTGGCATTGTTTTTGGTATTTACTAGCGCTTGGATGATGATGGGGTTGTTTACAGCACAAGGGTTACAGATGATGAAAATGCAATCACTAACTCTTTAGAGATCTATCAGGATCCCAGGTAAGATTCGATGCTTTTCTGAATCAGTTATCTTGTTCATTTGGACTTGAGTTAACAGTTTGTTTATGAAATGTATATTTCAGCGGATCTAGAAGGTTGGTGGCTGCTAACAATGACTGCTCCATCAGGATTTTTGACACCGAGTACTTTGACCTCCTCAAGCACTATGTCTTCCCTTGGTCTGTGAATGTAAGTAGGCCCTTAACTGTTTTATGCACTGTAGTTTTATCCTCGTATTTGGCTGCTAAGTTTTCTTCTCCAACAGAGTGTTTCTGTGAGCCCAAATGGGAAACTCTTTGCTGTCCTGGGAGATCATGAGGATGGTTGTGTAGTGGATCCCAATTGTGGCAAGGTAAGtgaatggatttttttttcttctattagTTTTGCAGGGCACAGAGCTATATCAGTATGTGGCTGATCCTAATATTCAACACTCACATAATGTGTAGGCAATTGGTTCTCTTAGGGGTCATTTGGATTACTCATTTGCATCTGCGTGGCATCCTGATGGCAATATCGTGGCAACTGGGAGTCAGGACACTACATGCAGGCTATGGGACATCAGGAACCTATCGCAGTCGGTAGCTGTGCTTGGTGGAAGGATGGGCTCAATTCGGTGTGTCAAGTTCTCTCCAGACGGGCGTTTCCTTGCAACAGCAGAGCCTGTGGATTTTGTCCACATATACGATGCTTATGCGGACTACAGCAAATCTCACGAGATTGACTTGTTTGGCGAGATTGGAGGTTTAGCATTCAGCCCGGACACTGAGGCCTTCTATGTGGGCCTTGCAGACCAGACGTACGGAGGCATGATCGAGTTCAGGAAGAGGCACCAACTTCACTACCTGAACTCCTTGTGGTGATACTGATACCAACCACCGGAGCGGAAATTTGGTTTCGCACTGTGTGCTGAAGAGGAGTGCATGCGTGCATGGTCATACAGAGGAGAATTCCATGGAAGCGTTTGCTGCTCTTAGTTTTTCGCTGCAGCACCGGGATGCAGAAGTGTATAAAATTCTTGGGGGTTTCTTTCCTTGTTGCTAGTAATCTGGGTTTGTCGCATGACTTGTGGAACTGAAGGCGGTAGCATATGTATAGCCATTCTGTTTCTGGACACCTAACAATGTACATAGTTCGTGTCCGGAGATTATCCCCCCATTCACCGTCTGACTGAACATGGTGGAACATGATAACATGTAGTAGTAGGTTGAAGTTTATGTTCCTTATCGAATCGGGAGCTCTGCAAGATTGCAATCAAAGACTACCAGCTTTATCGGCTGCGGCAACTACAGGCAATGTTGGTGCTTGCGTTGCAGTAGAGCAGCAGCACGATGGTTGATTGTCTATTGATCAATGTGTCGATGAAGAAATGTGACAGGCGCCCTACAGTCTACAGAATACCAGTTCGTTTTCTCGGCGAGACTTGGCAAGCGATCGCTGCTTGAACTTTTCCTATTTGggcgtttgtctttgtctttgacATTTGAAATGTTGTCCCCCATCCTCTTTTGACAGACCCTCTCTTTGTTCTCTGCAACTGCGGTGAGAAGTGAGATTCACATCCACCTCTGACGAGATCGATCTTCTACGAGAAGTTAGGGTTGTGATTTAGAAGGAagattaaggccctgtttggaaccGCGATCTGCGACATCCGGTGCCGATcacaactagaattattgagAGAAACGTTGTTCCCGATGAGACATCCGGTGCCGATGCTAGACATCGAACCTGGGCGGGTGGCCTGCACACCCGCAGCGCACACCAACTGAGCTAGCACTTAGTTCTCTGGGCAAGTTTGGGTTAGTGATGCGATCAGGTAGAACGATTGGCGTGCGACTGCGATGGAGGTGGTGCCGGGGCGGGACCGCAAGGTAACAGGGCTTTGCCGTCTGCGTCTAGGGTGGCGAGGATGGCTAGGGAAGGAGGCGTGTGGATGACGACAGTGCGTTGTTCGGACATAACATAGGCGTCGCGTCATCAGCTcagtgaggaagaagaaggccggcaagaagaaggattgcCGGATGGAGTATGGATGGAGATCAAAAATTGGATATCGAAAATGTGACATGATGCCCTGATGTGTAATGTAACGTCGATAGACTCCGTTCTTGGACAGAAATGTGAGAGACAGCAGAGAGCAACAATCCCTGCAGCAACAGCACACCAGGCTGTTCTTGGCTGTCCTTCGTTCCCACCTACTAGTAACAAATAAATTGTCTCCGTAACAAGGAATCTTGGCGGTCATCTTCGTTCACCTCTGCAGAAGCGGCATCCGTCCGTGGGCGCATGTGCATGCATCAACCCGCAACCGCTTGACcagctgcactgcactgcactctgCAGTGTAGCATTGTTTTGATCAACGACGAAACCGACGCAGGATAAAGATTAGCGTCGTCGTAGCGTAGTAGCAGAAGGCCGAGAGCAGGTAGGAGACAGCAGAGAATCCGAGACCTGGAACCCCATAAATTTTTTTCTTCTAATGTAATACTCCTATATAATATAAAAATCTGGTACGTTGAGGTCCAGCTCCATGTGAGGCTGTGGCTGCTGATTCATGCACCTGCCTAGAGATGTGCGAATCTTGGCAGTGTCGGTGGGTGCAACAGATCGAGGCaatgcgagcttcaaaccaacgCATATACAACGTATTGTAACTTTATTATTTGCTTTTTGAGTGATCTTGAGAGGAGCATGTGCAGTGTGAATGCATCTCTCGCAGTCGCAACAGTCGCCTTGCAATGGATAGTTACCCGTTCCTCCGGGGAAAAAAAAGTTTAACACTAAATAGGTATATGAATAATCTGGATATTTAATACATGTCCTATATCTTGGATCTAATATTTCGAGTCTAATATTTTCGATACAGATGGATATCAATATCCCATGCATCCTATACTACATGTATCCAACTCTAAATCCCAAACAAAAGATAATAACTCTTTATATTAATATCTGTAAGATAATCTTCACTGTTTTTGTCTTCGGTTTCTAGAGAAAAGCCATATGTTTATGGCTTCGGTTTCTAGAGAAAATCGCTTCGGCTCCATTGTTTTTGGCTTCTTTTAGCTTCACACACAAGTCGTTCTCGTGTGTGCACAGTTTGTAGGGCTTTTGATTAAGCCATTAGAGAAGCACCAACAAAAATCTTACTAAAAGATACTTATAGTGCTTTAAATCTATTCCCAGGGACGTTGGATATCAGATGGCTATATTACTATTAAGGCCTTCATTGTACATGGACATCCACGCCAGGTCCATGCTGTGGTCCTAAGTCCTAACTACCGGTAGCTTTCCGGCAACGCTCCACCCCCGAAGGCTCCGCAGCAGCACCACGCGACACGGGGGACATGAATCATGGTTCTTCTTCCTTCAAATTCTCTCAATCTCTCTCCTCGACCTAGAATAACATATATGGATTGATCGGTTGGGTGATTAAAAGAGAGATACGTTTCTCCTTTATAGAAAGATCGCAACCGAAAGATATGGCATTTTGGAACAAGATGCGCCTTTTTTTTTATAATGATGTACTGCTGTTTTGTTAAAAAACAGCCACCTATAAGCAGCATGCTACTTACAGATATACATATCCAAACGTTCATGTAGTTGGATTCTTGGATCGGTAACACAAgcctaataataatataataattccACTAGTAGATTATGAATTAAGTTATGAGCTGGTTCGTGCGTTGTTCATGCCACTGCTACACAAAACTGCAAAAACTTTACAAAGGAGGTCGTTTTTTATTTATGGAGACAGGCAAAGCAACCACCTCCATGTAAAGGTCACCGTTAATGGGAGAACTATAGAGAGCGGTTGTTTTGCCCGTCTCCGTAACCAAGCCCATCCACGGGCTGCCACCTCCGCATCCGCTCACCGGTGCCTGGACCACGTGCAACGCCGGGATTCGGCCGCCATCAACCAGATCCGGTCGCCCGCCGCCGCATGCGCCCTCTCCAACCGCATCTGGAGATGGTGGGGTGGGAGCAGTCCACCGCCGCCGCGAGAAGGAGGAGCGCCGCGCCGGATCTGACCTCCCCGGCCGCAAGGAGGAGGGAGCCTACCGCCgtggtggagaggaggagcgcGTGCCGGATTCGGCCTCCCTGACAGCGAGAAGGAGGGAGCCCGCCGCCGTggtggagaagaggaggagcgCACGCCAGATCCGGCCTCCTCGGCCGCGTCGTGGGAGGAGCGATGCGCCGTGGTGGTGGAGTCGCGCAGTGGGAGGAGCGCCGCGATGTGGTGGAGCCGCGCCGTGGGAGGGAAGGagcccgccgccgcgcgccgtgggagagggagggagcccGCCGCCACACGCcgtgggagagggagggagcccACCGCCACACGCCGTgggagagggaaggagagggAGCCCGCGTGTCGGAGAGGAATAGAGAGCGTGGGGGAGAGGCCACTGTCTAGGAGAAGAAACGGGAGAGAGAGAGCGTGGGGCAGCTGAGTGATATGGATAGTGAGGTGAAACCCCcccaattttttacaatttgatcttttttgaagaaaatttacgtttggtcCCCTGggagacgtaaactcatctttggaccctgggggttggcgccaggactcatggctccgaggtaacacgtctcggctccacagatcttggctccgaggtgcCTGGCCGTGCATAGCAGGGCATTTTAGGTGGCGTTGATGTGGCCGATATCTCAGAGCCACAGATCTCGGCTCCGAGCTCGGAGCCATGGATCCTGGCGCCGAGCATGGATTTAAAACCCACGGCTGTAGAGGTTGGCTAGTGGCCCTCTCCCGGATTAGTTTTTTTTTGCTGGACTGATTTACAAATTTACAAATTCTAGAAATGATTTGCACAGATAGTTTGTGTAAATATGCTCTACTAGTGTGGATCAATTTACACGCGTAGTTTTTAAGTGACGCTAGTAGAAATTGAACTTTCACACCAGTACAAATCAAAAAGTGCCGTTAGTAAAAATATTTTCTATACTAATGTACTTTTTATAACAAAAtgtttataaaaataacaaatatatttttatgaaattaacTTTTGAGATTACTATATTATTAGTATCATCTTCAAATATCTAAattaaacacacacacacaatgtATTAGGCTCTGGCTCCTAACATGTACATCGCTGTTGTTTACTGTAGGCTAATGTAGCGGAAAGAAAAACGGCTCTAGCTTCTCTAAAAATAAAGTAGAAAATGGAGGAGCCCGAGGATGCGCATATTTGGGGCTTTTTGGGTTTCGTCACAGTACTGCTACAGTACAGTGAAAGAAaaacagatcttggctccgagttcaacgccaagatctgtggctccgaCCTCGGAGCCGTGGATCTCAGCTCCGAGCTCAGAACCATGGATCCTGACGCCGCTGAGCATGGAGTCAAAACCCATGACCAAACCATAATGGTTCTATTTGATGTTGAAGGATGGCACTTGTAAGGCCAATGTGAAGACAACATGCGGCTCAAGAATCATTGTTTATGAAATTAACGTGCTACTTGGTTTGATGTTCCTGGCGTAACTAGTTCCTGATGCAATCTAATTGCGCTTCTTGTTGTTTGATTCACATAGTCCATAATGGATAACAGCGTGAACCATTACGGGTCCATAGAATGCAGATGCTGCTCATCATCTAGCGCTAACTGATCCAGTTGCCTGCTCCCTTGCGCACTCACGGAAACAAACAAATCAACGACTTCGTGATGTGATCCCTTACCATTTACAATGTTTAGACAACACATTAAGAAAGAATGAATTTGAAGAGCAAAAACAATATAATTGTCGTCACCAAAAGCATtgactatcattttattaaaatataGATCTACAATAttcaggccctgttcgcttctcttataattcgtacttttcagcttattttttaagctgaaacagtatttttctctcacaacaaatcagccagaacagtgtttcggcttgttttttcagcgaagcgaatggggcCTCAAGATAGAAAGGTAAACTCGTTAAGATATACAGGTATAGTTAGATGACTGGCCGGATGTGAGCAGAATCCTTTTGATTATTCCATCGAACACTTAAGCACACAGAGCAGCAAGTGCAAAAGAAACAACAACTAAGTACCTCACCATGCTTAGAGAGGAAGGAGAACCCAGGGAATACTTCAGCGCGGGGCCACTAGAGGCAAAGAAGAAGAGCAACTGGTGAAAACGGTTCCCACAGAGGTGGTAGCACGACCATCGCATAGAGGCACAGGCGGCTCGAACACATGTTTGGACACCGGCAACAAAGCACACCAATAACAGCAGCGGAGACACACTATACCGGTGTGGGCTGACGAACTGCGCGGCGGCAAAACAGCTGGGGGCACGCGAGGAGGCGGCGCACAACACAAACGATGGTGGGCTACATGAACTGCATTCAAGCTGAAGATGGACGTTCCGATGGCAACAAATAGCAAGTGATATGGACTCATGACAGAGCAGAAAATGGTATGATAAAGAACAAAGGTATGTATATGGTAGACAAGGTAGCTCTAGCTCGATACATATGGTTTTCTTGTCGAGGAGAAATGAACCATATGCCTGTGTCGAAATGGCGGTTTCCACGTCATATGTGTAAATAAACCTTTTAACTAAAATCAGCCTCGGAAATTATTTCCAGAGCGCACACACCATATCCGTACCAAAAACAGGTGCAGGAATACCCATCAAAAGGTGGCTTACACCCGTTTTTTGGATCAGTTCTATAACACGACCACGCAGGCGAAGTTCGTATGCATGCGCTTTTTCTACCTCCGGTTCCTTACTGTACTGTAGCAGTACTGTGACGAAGCCCAAGAAGCCCCAAATATGCGCATCCTCGGGCTCCTCCATTTTCTACTTTATTTTTAGAGAAGCCAGAGTTGTTTTTCTTTCCACTACATTAGCCTACAGTAAACAACAACAATGTACATGTTAGGAGCCAGAGCCTAATACATTGTGTGTGTGTTTAATTTAGATATTTGAAGATGATACTAATAATATAGTAATCTCAAAAgttaatttcataaaaaaaatatttgttatttttataaacaTTTTGTTATAAAAAGTACATTAGTATAGAAAATATTTTTATTGACAGTGCTTTTTGATTTGTACTTGTGTGAAAGTTCATTTTCTGGTAGCGTCACTTAAAAACTACGCGTGTAAATCGATCTACACTAGTAGATCATATTTACACAAACCACCTGTGCAAATCATTTCTAGAATTTGTAAATTTGTAAATCAGTCCAGCAAAAAAAAACTAATCCGGGAGAGGGCCACTAGCCAGCCTCTACAGCCGTGGGTTTTGAATCCATGCTCGGCGCCAGGATCCATGGCTCTAAGCTCGGAGCCAAGATCCACGGCTCGGAGGTCgaagccatagatcttggcgccgagctcggagccAAGATTTGTGGCtccgaggtaccggccacgtcaaTGTCACCTAGGATGCCTTGCTGTGTACGGCCAGgcacctcggagccaagatctgtggcacCGAGACATATTACCTCGGAGCCATGAGTTCTGGCGCCGacccccagggtccaaagatgagtttacatCTCCCAGAGGGCCAAACGTAGATTTTCTTAAAAAATCATATTGTAAAAAATTGGGGGTGAAACCCTATGTTCCATTTATATATAAGCCCGGTAGGTGTATCACGGTTTTTTTGTGGGCCTCAGTATATTTCCCCGACGGGCCTTTTAAGTGACCCGTCTTTGAAAATGGCCTGATTTTTTGAGATGTAAATGTATTTTAGGAGACAATTATTTTTTGACCGCCTCCATAAATCGATTTTACGAGGCGGGCAAACATGACATCCTCGGTAAATAAAAATGACCGCCTC encodes:
- the LOC136477239 gene encoding uncharacterized WD repeat-containing protein C2A9.03-like; this translates as MDEFELEDNLEFILQSIQELMEDQGDNNAFGDANQNELFASLVSYDQENMLPDVSAADVAAGKDMQGIPWEKMLFGRDKYREMKMKNYRNYQNLSYAREDALQECKQVERDSPYYDFHYNTRRARPSIVHFQLRNLVWATTKHDVYTMHDQSVTHWSSLKQTSTELINADDCIVPKQRGHGSQSVAMVQVTTMAVDSNLLVVGGFQGELICKRLDDDGVVYSTRVTDDENAITNSLEIYQDPSGSRRLVAANNDCSIRIFDTEYFDLLKHYVFPWSVNSVSVSPNGKLFAVLGDHEDGCVVDPNCGKAIGSLRGHLDYSFASAWHPDGNIVATGSQDTTCRLWDIRNLSQSVAVLGGRMGSIRCVKFSPDGRFLATAEPVDFVHIYDAYADYSKSHEIDLFGEIGGLAFSPDTEAFYVGLADQTYGGMIEFRKRHQLHYLNSLW